A section of the Microbacterium forte genome encodes:
- a CDS encoding alpha-L-fucosidase, whose product MRQEWFDHARFGMFVHFGLYSGAARHEWVQNYERLTDEDYRPYFEHFDPDLFDARALARTAKDTGMGYVVLTTKHHDGFCLWDSQRTDFTSVAATGRDLVREYVDALRAEGLKVGLYHSVIDWHHPHFTIDWNHPRRDDADAHELNVGRDMAIYREYLHAQVRELLTAYGEIDYLFFDFTYPEAKDGWSGKGPDDWDAPGLLALCRELQPNMLVNDRLGIPADFVTPEQYQPTAPIVRDGVALTWEACQTLNGSWGYDRDNTDQKSSTMLTQMLVDSVSMGGNMLLNIGPDGRGAIAPRDAATLGEIGEWMRLHGGAVIGAGHAEFTPPREGVYTRKGDRLYLSLFSWPMGFVHLPDLAGRVTYARLLHDGSWLKTSASDPEQQADLMTPAGEAEGTLTVHLPVRRPDVLLPVIELTLSA is encoded by the coding sequence ATGCGACAGGAATGGTTTGATCACGCCCGCTTCGGCATGTTCGTGCACTTCGGCCTCTACAGCGGCGCCGCCCGGCATGAGTGGGTGCAGAACTACGAACGCCTGACCGACGAGGACTACCGCCCCTACTTCGAGCACTTCGATCCTGATCTGTTCGATGCTCGCGCCCTCGCGCGCACCGCGAAGGACACGGGGATGGGCTATGTCGTGCTGACCACCAAGCACCACGATGGATTCTGCCTGTGGGACTCTCAGCGCACCGACTTCACCTCCGTCGCGGCGACAGGGCGCGATCTGGTGCGCGAGTACGTCGACGCACTCCGCGCCGAGGGTCTCAAGGTGGGGCTCTACCACTCGGTGATCGACTGGCATCATCCCCACTTCACGATCGACTGGAACCACCCTCGTCGAGACGATGCCGACGCGCACGAACTGAACGTGGGCAGGGACATGGCGATCTACCGGGAGTACCTGCATGCTCAGGTGCGTGAACTGCTGACCGCCTACGGCGAGATCGACTACCTGTTCTTCGACTTCACCTACCCCGAGGCCAAGGACGGCTGGTCCGGCAAGGGGCCCGACGACTGGGATGCCCCCGGTCTGCTCGCACTGTGCCGCGAGCTCCAGCCGAACATGCTGGTGAACGACCGCCTCGGGATCCCCGCGGACTTCGTGACCCCCGAGCAGTATCAGCCCACCGCGCCGATCGTCCGAGACGGTGTCGCCCTGACGTGGGAGGCGTGCCAGACGCTCAACGGGTCGTGGGGGTATGACAGGGACAACACCGACCAGAAGTCGTCGACGATGCTGACGCAGATGCTGGTCGATTCGGTCTCGATGGGCGGCAACATGCTTCTCAACATCGGTCCGGACGGGCGCGGGGCCATCGCTCCGCGGGACGCCGCGACGCTCGGCGAGATCGGCGAATGGATGCGGCTGCACGGAGGTGCGGTGATCGGGGCGGGGCACGCCGAGTTCACGCCTCCTCGTGAAGGCGTGTACACCCGCAAGGGCGATCGTCTGTACCTGAGCCTGTTCTCCTGGCCGATGGGATTCGTCCACCTTCCGGATCTCGCCGGACGAGTGACATATGCGCGGCTGCTGCATGACGGGTCGTGGCTCAAGACGAGCGCATCCGACCCTGAGCAGCAGGCTGACCTGATGACCCCGGCAGGAGAGGCCGAGGGGACGCTCACCGTCCATCTGCCCGTCAGGCGCCCCGACGTGCTGCTGCCGGTGATCGAGCTGACGCTCTCGGCGTGA
- a CDS encoding ROK family transcriptional regulator, translating into MPDTSPLAVEDQHSRRILDLVARGEAHSRSEIAALLGVAASTVGLRVQSLLDAGVLEEAGDGTSRGGRRPRVLQIAGDGIVLSADLGGQHARIGRHSLSGALLGVESIAIDLTDGPEATLGRIAEVFERLGADTRIHAIGVSLPGPVDTLTGSVDQPSRMPGWPGFRVGEHLAGRFGTHVTVDNDANLAALGEHRAQFGHTHHSITVKAGTAIGSGVIVDGHIHRGATSAAGDITHTRIDGSGDIPCSCGNTGCLETVASGASLVRQMRERGDDTVRTTADVLTLARDADPLATSLVRTAGTHLGQALSGVVNFFNPHAVFLTGGMSASEPFIAAVRSRVYEACHPLATQRLRIEAATTGADAILHGAARLALEGMDVAAG; encoded by the coding sequence ATGCCCGACACCTCGCCCCTCGCCGTCGAGGATCAGCACTCTCGACGCATCCTCGATCTCGTCGCGCGCGGGGAGGCGCACTCCCGCAGCGAGATCGCCGCGCTGCTCGGCGTCGCGGCGTCGACCGTCGGGCTCAGGGTGCAGTCGCTCCTCGATGCGGGCGTGCTGGAGGAGGCAGGCGACGGCACCTCACGCGGGGGAAGACGACCACGCGTCCTGCAGATCGCCGGCGACGGCATCGTGCTGTCCGCCGACCTGGGCGGCCAGCACGCTCGGATCGGAAGGCACTCGCTGAGCGGCGCGCTGCTCGGCGTCGAGTCGATCGCGATCGATCTCACCGACGGCCCGGAGGCCACCCTCGGGCGCATCGCCGAGGTCTTCGAGCGCCTCGGCGCAGACACGCGGATCCACGCGATCGGCGTCAGCCTTCCCGGGCCTGTGGACACGCTCACCGGATCCGTCGATCAGCCTTCTCGCATGCCCGGCTGGCCGGGCTTTCGGGTCGGCGAGCACCTGGCTGGTCGCTTCGGAACGCATGTCACGGTCGACAACGACGCGAACCTCGCCGCGCTCGGCGAGCACCGCGCGCAGTTCGGCCACACGCACCACAGCATCACGGTGAAAGCGGGCACTGCCATCGGCAGCGGGGTGATCGTCGACGGGCACATCCACCGAGGCGCCACGAGCGCTGCCGGCGACATCACGCACACCCGCATCGACGGCAGCGGTGACATCCCCTGCTCGTGCGGCAACACCGGATGCCTCGAGACGGTCGCCAGCGGCGCGAGCCTCGTGCGTCAGATGCGCGAGCGCGGCGACGACACCGTGCGCACGACCGCCGATGTGCTGACGCTGGCGAGGGATGCCGATCCGCTCGCGACCTCGCTCGTACGGACTGCGGGCACGCACCTCGGCCAGGCACTGTCGGGGGTCGTGAACTTCTTCAACCCGCACGCGGTCTTCCTGACCGGGGGCATGAGCGCCTCCGAGCCGTTCATCGCCGCAGTCCGCAGTCGCGTCTACGAGGCGTGCCATCCCCTGGCGACGCAGCGACTGCGCATCGAGGCCGCGACGACGGGAGCGGATGCGATCCTGCACGGCGCCGCCCGCCTCGCGCTCGAGGGCATGGACGTGGCGGCGGGCTGA
- the ilvN gene encoding acetolactate synthase small subunit, with protein sequence MSTHVLSLLVENTPGLLTRVAGLFARRGFNIDSLAVGVTEVPGISRITVVVDLEDLPLEQVTKQLNKLINVIKIVELDFPTSVQREHMLVKVRTDNANRSNVIEVANLFRASVVDYASDALVIEVTGDRGKVDAMLRALEPFGIKEIAQSGLLAIGRGGKSITERVLRG encoded by the coding sequence ATGTCGACTCACGTGCTGAGCCTCCTTGTGGAGAACACCCCCGGTCTGCTGACCCGCGTCGCAGGTCTGTTCGCGCGCCGCGGTTTCAACATCGACTCGCTCGCGGTGGGCGTGACCGAGGTGCCGGGCATCTCGCGCATCACCGTCGTCGTCGACCTCGAGGACCTGCCTCTCGAACAGGTGACCAAGCAGCTCAACAAGCTGATCAACGTCATCAAGATCGTGGAGCTCGACTTCCCGACCTCGGTGCAGCGCGAGCACATGCTCGTCAAGGTCCGCACCGACAACGCGAACCGGTCGAACGTCATCGAGGTCGCCAACCTGTTCCGCGCCTCGGTCGTGGACTATGCGTCCGACGCGCTGGTGATCGAGGTCACCGGTGATCGGGGCAAGGTCGACGCCATGCTCCGTGCCCTCGAGCCGTTCGGCATCAAGGAGATCGCGCAGTCGGGTCTCCTCGCCATCGGCCGCGGCGGCAAGAGCATCACCGAGCGCGTCCTGCGCGGCTGA
- the ilvC gene encoding ketol-acid reductoisomerase: protein MSTEIFYDADADLSIIQGKKVAIVGYGSQGHAHAQNLRDSGVEVAIALKEGSKSAPKAEEAGFAVKTVAEATQWADLIMILAPDQHQRTIYSESIAPNLTEGKTLAFAHGFNIRFGYIDAPEGVDVILVAPKAPGHTVRREFVAGRGIPDIIAVERDASGNAWATALSYAKAIGGTRAGVIKTTFTEETETDLFGEQAVLCGGVSHLVQAGFETLTEAGYQPQIAYFEVLHELKLIVDLMWEGGIAKQRWSVSDTAEYGDYVSGPRVVTPEVKESMKAILADIQSGAFAKRFIDDQDNGGEEFLALRAKEETHPIEATGKELRSLFAWKQQDEDYVDGSAAR from the coding sequence GTGAGCACCGAGATCTTCTACGACGCAGACGCCGATCTGTCGATCATCCAGGGCAAGAAGGTCGCCATCGTCGGCTACGGCTCGCAGGGTCACGCGCACGCGCAGAACCTTCGCGACTCCGGTGTCGAGGTCGCGATCGCGCTCAAGGAGGGCTCGAAGTCGGCGCCGAAGGCGGAGGAAGCCGGATTCGCGGTCAAGACCGTCGCTGAGGCGACTCAGTGGGCCGACCTCATCATGATCCTGGCGCCGGACCAGCACCAGCGCACGATCTACAGCGAGTCGATCGCCCCGAACCTCACCGAGGGCAAGACGCTCGCCTTCGCGCACGGCTTCAACATCCGCTTCGGCTACATCGACGCTCCCGAGGGCGTCGACGTCATCCTCGTCGCACCCAAGGCACCGGGCCACACCGTGCGTCGCGAGTTCGTCGCCGGTCGTGGCATCCCCGACATCATCGCCGTCGAGCGCGACGCGTCGGGCAACGCCTGGGCGACCGCGCTGTCGTACGCAAAGGCCATCGGCGGCACCCGTGCCGGCGTCATCAAGACGACCTTCACCGAGGAGACCGAGACCGACCTGTTCGGTGAGCAGGCCGTTCTGTGCGGTGGCGTCAGCCACCTCGTCCAGGCCGGCTTCGAGACGCTCACCGAGGCTGGCTACCAGCCGCAGATCGCCTATTTCGAGGTGCTGCACGAGCTGAAGCTCATCGTCGACCTGATGTGGGAGGGCGGCATCGCCAAGCAGCGCTGGTCGGTCTCCGACACCGCCGAGTACGGCGACTACGTGTCGGGCCCCCGCGTCGTGACCCCCGAGGTCAAGGAGTCGATGAAGGCGATCCTCGCCGACATCCAGAGCGGTGCGTTCGCGAAGCGCTTCATCGACGACCAGGACAACGGCGGCGAGGAGTTCCTCGCGCTGCGGGCCAAGGAGGAGACGCACCCCATCGAGGCCACCGGCAAGGAGCTGCGCTCGCTCTTCGCATGGAAGCAGCAGGACGAGGACTACGTCGACGGCAGCGCTGCGCGCTGA
- a CDS encoding carbohydrate ABC transporter permease, translating to MTITTRRRGSLAKVEARQALGFASPALVGLALFTIVPVGLSIVMSVFDWPTFGERTFNGADNYIRLFTSSPDFWPALRNSAVYTLLYVPLSVALSLVLALGLGPRIRGRGALRVLFFIPVVTPMVANVLVWKMMLQPQGLFNGLSETWFGIQLPNFLADPSWAMIMVVAMSVWQGLGYNMLIFSAALEQLPESVLEAASIDGAQGFRRVWSIIIPMISPAIFFATIMTMITSLQVFVQPQLLTGGGPGNATKPLVMFIWEQGFTFGDLGLAAAAAWILFAIIIAITGLQFAAQKKWVHYEH from the coding sequence ATGACGATCACGACGAGACGTCGAGGATCGCTCGCCAAGGTCGAGGCCCGCCAGGCGCTGGGATTTGCCAGCCCAGCCCTGGTGGGGCTCGCCCTGTTCACGATCGTGCCCGTGGGGCTGTCGATCGTGATGAGCGTCTTCGATTGGCCGACCTTCGGCGAGCGGACCTTCAACGGTGCGGACAACTACATCAGGCTGTTCACCAGCAGCCCCGACTTCTGGCCGGCGCTGCGCAACTCGGCGGTGTACACGCTGCTCTACGTGCCGCTGAGCGTCGCTCTCTCGCTCGTGCTCGCCCTCGGCCTCGGTCCGCGCATCCGCGGACGCGGAGCCCTGCGTGTGCTCTTCTTCATCCCGGTCGTGACCCCGATGGTCGCGAACGTCCTGGTGTGGAAGATGATGCTGCAGCCCCAGGGCCTGTTCAACGGTCTCTCGGAGACCTGGTTCGGGATCCAGTTGCCCAACTTCCTCGCCGACCCCTCGTGGGCCATGATCATGGTCGTCGCGATGAGCGTCTGGCAGGGACTCGGGTACAACATGCTGATCTTCTCCGCCGCTCTCGAGCAGCTCCCCGAGAGTGTCCTCGAGGCGGCGAGCATCGACGGTGCGCAGGGGTTCCGCCGCGTCTGGAGCATCATCATCCCGATGATCTCGCCGGCGATCTTCTTCGCGACGATCATGACGATGATCACCTCCCTCCAGGTGTTCGTCCAGCCCCAGCTGCTCACCGGCGGCGGGCCCGGGAACGCCACCAAGCCGCTCGTCATGTTCATCTGGGAGCAGGGCTTCACGTTCGGCGACCTCGGCCTCGCCGCCGCGGCCGCCTGGATCCTCTTCGCGATCATCATCGCGATCACCGGCCTGCAGTTCGCCGCACAGAAGAAGTGGGTGCACTATGAGCACTGA
- a CDS encoding ABC transporter substrate-binding protein: MKKLRVGAAVAVAGVAVAMTGCASGDAGGSADGDTIVVDMWAGSESDVDALEAQVAFAQEQNPDIKIKLQTSPWSDFFTKLTTNMASGNMACVTGMSGAQLGGYTQGFRELSADDLETAGIDWSEFNPSADGILSFEGKVYGVPFDVATMLVYYNQDMLTSAGAATPEIGWTFDDFDKIAADATKDGKYGFAMGMGGYQWMSMPIAYSATQPASEDGSLHIDEKAFVDAASWYAGLVDEKKVAAPVASASDTGWGENQYSGGNAAMAVDGTWNAVTYLNNESGFAAGMAPLPAGVDGNPGPILGSGYGISANCENPEAALKVMGSLLGEDAQDYIASSGRSYPARISSQPLYFESIDEEYRGQVQSVFEAAFGDTVPLYMTQNWQKLDSYIQPNLVSVYNGQMTMEELLSNAQAQFGE, from the coding sequence ATGAAGAAGTTGCGTGTGGGGGCAGCCGTCGCTGTCGCCGGCGTCGCTGTGGCGATGACCGGCTGTGCGAGTGGAGACGCCGGCGGTTCGGCCGACGGCGACACGATCGTCGTCGACATGTGGGCCGGCAGCGAATCCGATGTGGACGCCTTGGAGGCGCAGGTCGCCTTCGCCCAGGAGCAGAACCCCGACATCAAGATCAAGCTGCAGACGTCGCCCTGGAGCGACTTCTTCACCAAGCTCACGACGAACATGGCGAGTGGCAACATGGCCTGTGTCACGGGCATGAGCGGAGCACAGCTCGGCGGTTACACCCAGGGCTTCCGAGAGCTGAGTGCGGATGACCTCGAGACGGCAGGCATCGACTGGTCGGAGTTCAACCCGAGCGCCGACGGCATCCTGAGCTTCGAGGGCAAGGTCTACGGCGTGCCCTTCGACGTCGCCACGATGCTCGTCTACTACAACCAGGACATGCTGACGTCAGCGGGCGCCGCCACCCCGGAGATCGGCTGGACGTTCGACGACTTCGACAAGATCGCGGCCGACGCCACCAAGGACGGCAAGTACGGGTTCGCCATGGGCATGGGCGGCTACCAGTGGATGTCGATGCCGATCGCCTACTCGGCGACGCAGCCCGCGTCGGAGGACGGCTCGCTTCACATCGACGAGAAGGCTTTCGTCGACGCGGCGTCCTGGTACGCCGGGCTCGTCGACGAGAAGAAGGTCGCCGCGCCCGTGGCGTCCGCCTCCGACACAGGCTGGGGTGAGAACCAGTACTCGGGCGGCAACGCGGCGATGGCCGTCGACGGCACCTGGAACGCGGTGACCTACTTGAACAACGAGTCCGGCTTCGCCGCCGGAATGGCTCCGCTGCCCGCGGGCGTCGACGGCAACCCGGGGCCGATCCTCGGCTCGGGCTACGGGATCTCCGCGAACTGCGAGAACCCCGAAGCCGCCCTTAAGGTGATGGGCTCGCTCCTCGGTGAGGATGCGCAGGACTACATCGCGTCGTCTGGTCGTTCGTACCCCGCTCGCATCTCGTCGCAGCCGCTGTACTTCGAGTCCATCGACGAGGAGTACCGCGGTCAGGTGCAGTCGGTGTTCGAGGCGGCCTTCGGCGACACCGTGCCGCTCTACATGACGCAGAACTGGCAGAAGCTCGACAGCTACATCCAGCCCAACCTCGTCAGCGTCTACAACGGCCAGATGACGATGGAAGAGCTGCTGTCGAACGCTCAGGCGCAGTTCGGCGAGTGA